The region CCGTCGATGGGCTGGGATCGCGCCTACCGCACCGGCGACCACGTGCGCCTGGAAGAAGACGGCCTCTACTTCGTTGGCCGCGTCGATGACCAGGTCAAAATCGGCGGTCGCCGCATCGAACTTGGCGAGGTCGAAGCCGGCGTGGCCGCCCTCGACAACGTCTACAACTCCGCTGTTGCTGTTCAAAAGACTCCCGGCGGCGAATCCGTCCTGGTCGGCTACGTCTCCCTGGATAATCCTGACCTCGGTTTCAACCACGACGTCGCCCATAAGCGACTGGCTGAGTCCATGCCCGCCGCACTCGTCCCGCGTATCTGCGTCATGGATGAGCTGCCGATTCGCACCTCCGGCAAGGTGGATAAGAAGGCACTGCCTTGGCCACTGCCTGGCGTGGGCGTTGATGCCCAAGGACTCACTCCGACCGAATCCTGGTTGGCTGAGCTGTGGGTCGATGTCCTCGGTGTCTCGGTCGAAAGTGAGAACGCCGACTTCTTCGAACTCGGCGGCACCTCCCTGGCCGCGGCCACTCTGATTGGTCGCATCCGTGAGCGCTACCCCACCGTGGCCGTACGCGACCTTTACGACCACCCGCGCCTGGGCAGCCTTGCCGAACACATCGCCGGTGCCGAAGAACGCCCCGCCGCAGTCCACGACGAACCACGTGAGGTCACGCCAGTCGGCACCAAGACCCGCATCACCCAAACGCTGCTGCAGATTCCCGCTATGACCTTGGCCGGAACCTCCTGGCTGGCGTGGGTCTTGCTCGGCTCCAATATCGCGCACGCTGCGGGCCTGGACTGGGCGCTGCGCAGCCCCTGGTGGCTGGTCATCGCGTTGGTTCTCATCTTTGCCACCCCGCTGGGACGTATCCCACTCGGCGGCTACGGTGCACGCCTGCTGACTGCTGGTATTGAACCCGGCGATTATCCGCGCGGTGGTTCCACCCACCTGCGCATCTGGGCAGCTGAACGCTGGGCCGATGCGTCTGGCTCGCGTTCTATTGCCGGTGCCACCTGGGTCAACAACTACGCCCGCGCCCTCGGCGTCAAGATCGGCAAGGGCGTCGACCTGCACTCCCTACCACCGGTCACGGGCCTGCTCACCTTGGGCAAGCACGCCGCAATTGAGCCCGAAGTCGACCTCTCTGGCTACTGGGTCGATGGCGATATCCTCCACGTTGGCGCCATCAAGGTCGACGAAGGCGCCCGCGTCGGCGCTCGTTCCACCCTGCTGCCCGGCACTCGCGTGGGCGCTTATGCCCACGTCGAGGCCGGCTCCACCGTGACCGGCAAGAAGAAAATCAAGTCCGGGCAGCGCTGGTCGGGATCGCCTGCCAAGAAGGTCGGGCGCTCCAAGCACCGCTTCCCTTCCCATCCGCCAGCACGTCGTTCCTGGTGGGTGCCCATCTACGGACTGACCTCCCTGGCGCTGGCCCTGCAGCCAGTCATTGCGCTCACCCTCGGCGCCGCACTGGTCGTCGCACTAGTGCATGCCACCAGCGGCAACTCCTTCATTGGCGCGCTACTGTTCGCACCGCTGGGTGCCCTGATCGCTTTTGCGGTATTCGTCCTGCAGACCTGGCTGGGCGTGCGCGTGCTCTCTATTGGCATTAAGCCCGGGGTGGCCCCAGTTCGCTCGGTGGCGGGTTGGCGCCTGTGGGCCATCGAAAGGCTCATGGATGAAGCCCGCACGCAGCTCTTCCCGCTGTATGCTTCGCAGCTCACCCCGCTGTGGCTGCGTGCCCTGGGCGCGAAGATCGGCAAGGACGTCGAGATTTCCACCGCTGTGATGATTCCGCCGCTCACCGATGTGAAAGACGGAGCATTTCTTGCCGATGACACCATGATCGGCGGCTACGAACTCGGCGGCGGCTGGATGCTCACCGGTGAGACCAAGGTGGGCAAGCGCTCGTTCGTGGGCAACTCCGGCATTACGGGCCCAGGCCGCAAACTGTCGAAGAACTCCCTGGTTGCCGTGCTGTCGTCGACTCCGAAGAAGACAAAGTCCGGCGCCAACTGGTGGGGTGCCCCGCCAGAGCGCATGCGTCGCGTCGAAGCCACCGTCGACGGTGCCCAAGGTGAGTCCCTGACCTACAATCCGGGCGCTCGCGTGAAGGCCCTGCGCGGCCTCGTCGAAACGATGCGCCTGCTCGCCCCGATGACCTCGGCTATGTTGCTAGCCGCCGTACTGGCCAGCTACTACTACCTGGCTTCTACCGTCGGTATTGCTGCCGCATGGGCACTATCCGGCATCATCTTAATGCTGGCGGGTGCCATCGGCATGGGCATTACCGTGGCGGTGAAGTGGCTCTGCGTCGGCACGCACAAACCAGGCGATCACCCACTGTGGTCGTCGTTTGTGTGGCTCAACGAGCTCCAAGACACCTTCGTCGAAGTGGTTGCTGCGCCGTGGTTCTTCCAGCACACTCTCGGTGCTGGTGAGACCAACTTGGGTCTGCGTGCGCTGGGCTGTCGTATCGGCAAGGGTGCCTGGATTGATTCCTACTGGTTCCCCGAAACCGACCTCTGCCGTGTTGGCGCCGGTGCTTCCGTGGGACCTGGCACCGTGGTGCAAACCCACCTCTTCCAGGATCGCGTGATGAGCTTGGACACCGTCACCATCGGCCGCGGCGCCACCCTGGCATCGCATGCCGTAGCACTGCCGGCCTCCAATATCGGCGACGGTGCGACCGTCGCACCCGGCTCGCTGGTCATGCGCGGCGACCAAGTCCCGTCCAACTCCGTCTGGCAGGGCAACCCCATCGAACCCGTCAACTAGCGCAGGCTCCTCCCTTAAAAGCGGAGTACCCATGGGTACTCCGCGGCGTCACCTCCCCAGGTGGCGCCTTTTTCTGTGACCTGGGAGAAGCCCGAATGTGAGCTTGCAGTCACTTGGGCATATTTTTGTGACCCAACTCAAGTTGACACTTATTTAAATTATGTCAAGCTGTTAGCTTGAAAATATGAGCAACGCACATACCCCCGAATCCAACAACTCCGCCCACAACGCTTTTGGTGTTCCGCTGCCGCCAATGTCCCCCCAGCTGTGGGGCACGCCGGAAGAGGCCAAGCCTTTGAATGAAGGCATCAAGAAGATCCTGTCGAAGCTGCTTGGCGCATCGGCAGACCCAGATCAACAAGGTCGATGATGCTGATATCCAACTCAGCGAGGTTCGCCTCAGCGAGGATGACCTGAACGCCCTGGGCAACATCGTCGGTTCCGAACAGGTCAGCACCGACCGCGAGCAGCGCATCCGTCGTGCACGCGGCAAGTCCTACTTTGACCTGCTGGACTGGCGTTCTGAAGCCACCATCGATGCCCCAGATGCCATCGTTGCGCCGCGTTCCGAGGACGAAGCCCTTAAGCTGCTGCAGTGGTGCACCGAGAACAACGTCGCAGTCGTTCCCTTCGGTGGCGGCACCAGCGTGGTCGGCGGCCTGAACCCGAACGATGGCGGTCTGCGTGCCGTGATCACCCTGGACCTGATTCACTTCCAGGACGTCGAAGACGTCGATACCGTCTCCAAGGAAGCCACCCTGGGCGCCGGCCTTCCGGGACCACAGGCAGAACTGATGCTCGCCGAGTACGGCCTGCAGATCGGCCACTACCCCCAGTCCTTCCCGTACGCCTCCATTGGTGGCTACGCCGCGACCCGATCTTCTGGTCAGAGCTCCGCAGGTTATGGCCGCTTTGATGAGATGGTCACCCAGGTCACCGTCGTCACCCCGCAGGGCATCACGACCTTGGGCCACGGCGCGCCGAAGACCGCCGCCGGTCCGGACCTACGCCAGCTCTTCCTTGGCTCCGAAGGCACCCTGGGCATCATCACCCGAGTCCGCGTGCGCCTGCACGACATCCCGCAGAGCAAGCGCTACGAGGCCTTCCAGTTCCCGGACTTCGAGACCGGTGCTACCGCCATGCGTGAGGTCTACCAGCAGGGCACCGGCCCAACCGTGATGCGCATGTCCGATGAAATCGAGACCGCCACGAACCTCACCTCCGCAGACAAGATCGGTGAGGCCGGCTCGACTGACGCTGGCTGCCTGATGCTAACGATGTACGAAGGCACCCCAGAACACACCAAGTCCCGCCACGAAGAAACCCGCAACCTACTGCTCAAGCTGGGCGGTACGTCCCTCGGCGAGGACCCGGTTCGCTCCTGGGAACAGGGCCGCTTCGGCGCCCCGGTCTTCCGCGATGGCCTACTCGACAACGGCGCTATCTGCGAGACCCTGGAAACTGCCACCACCTGGTCCAAGGCCGCTGAACTTAAGGCGGGCATTACCCAAGCAATTGGCGATGCACTCGCCGACTCCGGCACGCCTTCGCTGATTATGTGCCACATCTCGCATGTCTACGAGACCGGCTGCTCGCTGTACTTCACCATCCTGGCTGGCCAGCGCGAGGACGCTGCACACCAGTGGTGGAAGGCCAAGGAAGCAGCAAGCAAGGTCATCGTCGAACAAAACGGCAGCATCACCCACCACCACGCCGTCGGCACCGACCACAAGCCTTTCCTGCCCGCAGAGTTCAGCGATTTGGGCATCGACATCCTGCGCGCGGTGAAGAAGCACCTCGACCCCGCCGGCATTCTCAACCCCGGCAAGCTGTTCTAGGAGCAGTGATAACCCATGGACGGAAACTACCTTGAGCGCCGCACAATCCGCCGGATTGCGCTGGTGACCAACCCTAAAGCTGGTAAAGGACGCGCCAGTGCAGCTGCCGATGAAGCACAGCGCCACTTCCGCGCCCGCGGCATCGACGTCGTCGGCATCGCCGCGTCCACCGTCGATGGCATGCGCAAGCTCATCCGCAAAGCGCTGTCGGAGCCGGGCTTGGACGCCATCGTGGCCTGCGGCGGCGATGGCCTGATTAACCAGGTGGTACAGGAACAAGCCGAAAGGGACCTGCCCTTGGGAATCATTCCGGCTGGTACTGGCAATGACTTGGCCCGCGAATTCGGCATCCCCACACGGGTGTCCAAGGCAGTAAAAATCATTGCGGATGGCTTTGCCACGCGCTGCGACATCGGAAAGCTCACGCAGGAAAACACTGGTGAGAGCAATTACTTTGCGACGATCGCCTGCTCCGGCTTCGACAACATCTGCAACGAGCGCACCAACTCTATTAAGTGGCCCACCGGCGAAGCCCGCTATCTGCTGGCCACCTTTATTGAGCTGATCAATTACAAGCCTTTCCCGGCCACGATTGATGTCGATGGCAAGCGTGTCTTCGATGACGACGTGGTCCTGTGCGCCGCGGGTATTACCCGCACCTATGGCGCCGGCATGTACGTCTGTCCCGATGCAGACCACTACGACGGGCTGTTTGATCTCACCATCGTGGGCGCGCTGAATCGTCGCCAGTTTCTCATGCAGATGGGCAAGCTCATCGACGGTGAACACGATGGCCTCCTACGGTGCAGCACTTCCGCGGCAAGGAAATCCGCATCAATCTCGAAGGCATGGACACCTGGGCCGACGGCGATAAGCTCCAGCCCAACCCAACCTTGCTGGAAGTCGTGCCGAAGGGCGGCTTCTACCTGGTTCCCCGCCCATAAGATGACGCTGAGATGAAAACGCCTATCGTGGATGCAATGAATAAAGAAACGAATTCCCCGGTACCTGCAGTCCCCAAGCCTGACTCGACGGCTGCAGCGATCTTGGCTGCAGCCCGCGAGGCCTTTATCGACAAAGGTTTAGAGGCCACCACGATTGCGGCCGTAGCCCGGCGCGCTGGGGTCTCCCGGCAAACCGTCTACAACCACTACCCCAATATTCGTTTCCTCGCCGCATCAGTTCTAACCCAAGAACTACTGCAGGTGCTCTCCCTGTTTGAGCCCGCCCCGGACTCGGTGGATGAGCTCATCGAGTGCCTGATTAGCGCCTCCAATTACGTCCGCGATAACACCTTCGTCGAAGCACTCGTCCGCAACGATCCGCAA is a window of Corynebacterium camporealensis DNA encoding:
- a CDS encoding diacylglycerol kinase family protein, translating into MDGNYLERRTIRRIALVTNPKAGKGRASAAADEAQRHFRARGIDVVGIAASTVDGMRKLIRKALSEPGLDAIVACGGDGLINQVVQEQAERDLPLGIIPAGTGNDLAREFGIPTRVSKAVKIIADGFATRCDIGKLTQENTGESNYFATIACSGFDNICNERTNSIKWPTGEARYLLATFIELINYKPFPATIDVDGKRVFDDDVVLCAAGITRTYGAGMYVCPDADHYDGLFDLTIVGALNRRQFLMQMGKLIDGEHDGLLRCSTSAARKSASISKAWTPGPTAISSSPTQPCWKSCRRAASTWFPAHKMTLR
- a CDS encoding TetR/AcrR family transcriptional regulator, whose amino-acid sequence is MNKETNSPVPAVPKPDSTAAAILAAAREAFIDKGLEATTIAAVARRAGVSRQTVYNHYPNIRFLAASVLTQELLQVLSLFEPAPDSVDELIECLISASNYVRDNTFVEALVRNDPQVLITYQYQRLGTSQLYLIDTLSTIIERLQNKAAQGEHPPLRDAAPRTIATFLLTTVQMRALSRHALRQVADGDTWDNELQALLKGYLYS
- a CDS encoding Pls/PosA family non-ribosomal peptide synthetase encodes the protein MSEDSDSTGLPPSPEPATPDASQSLRRVPAQYLLRDDAPRERTLWDVLRTTAELYPEAAAIDDGEILTYAELIEDVEAWAAQLHANGVQRGDRIGIRMTSGKRDLYLAILATLAAGAAYVPVDADDPDERAEMVFGEADITGLFSDDGFRMLAPHRQGAALDDARPHPDDTAWIIFTSGSTGKPKGVAVSHRSAAAFVDAEAALFLVDHPGGPLGPDDRVLAGLSVAFDASCEEMWLAWGHGACLVPAPRSLVRSGMDLGPWLIRRDITVVSTVPTLAGLWPAEALDNIRLLIVGGEACSQELVDRLATDEREMWNTYGPTEATVVASAARMRPGHPVNIGLPLNGWNLVVIDADGNPVAPGEVGELVIGGVGLARYLDPAKDAEKYAPLPSMGWDRAYRTGDHVRLEEDGLYFVGRVDDQVKIGGRRIELGEVEAGVAALDNVYNSAVAVQKTPGGESVLVGYVSLDNPDLGFNHDVAHKRLAESMPAALVPRICVMDELPIRTSGKVDKKALPWPLPGVGVDAQGLTPTESWLAELWVDVLGVSVESENADFFELGGTSLAAATLIGRIRERYPTVAVRDLYDHPRLGSLAEHIAGAEERPAAVHDEPREVTPVGTKTRITQTLLQIPAMTLAGTSWLAWVLLGSNIAHAAGLDWALRSPWWLVIALVLIFATPLGRIPLGGYGARLLTAGIEPGDYPRGGSTHLRIWAAERWADASGSRSIAGATWVNNYARALGVKIGKGVDLHSLPPVTGLLTLGKHAAIEPEVDLSGYWVDGDILHVGAIKVDEGARVGARSTLLPGTRVGAYAHVEAGSTVTGKKKIKSGQRWSGSPAKKVGRSKHRFPSHPPARRSWWVPIYGLTSLALALQPVIALTLGAALVVALVHATSGNSFIGALLFAPLGALIAFAVFVLQTWLGVRVLSIGIKPGVAPVRSVAGWRLWAIERLMDEARTQLFPLYASQLTPLWLRALGAKIGKDVEISTAVMIPPLTDVKDGAFLADDTMIGGYELGGGWMLTGETKVGKRSFVGNSGITGPGRKLSKNSLVAVLSSTPKKTKSGANWWGAPPERMRRVEATVDGAQGESLTYNPGARVKALRGLVETMRLLAPMTSAMLLAAVLASYYYLASTVGIAAAWALSGIILMLAGAIGMGITVAVKWLCVGTHKPGDHPLWSSFVWLNELQDTFVEVVAAPWFFQHTLGAGETNLGLRALGCRIGKGAWIDSYWFPETDLCRVGAGASVGPGTVVQTHLFQDRVMSLDTVTIGRGATLASHAVALPASNIGDGATVAPGSLVMRGDQVPSNSVWQGNPIEPVN
- a CDS encoding FAD-binding oxidoreductase, which translates into the protein MAHRQTQINKVDDADIQLSEVRLSEDDLNALGNIVGSEQVSTDREQRIRRARGKSYFDLLDWRSEATIDAPDAIVAPRSEDEALKLLQWCTENNVAVVPFGGGTSVVGGLNPNDGGLRAVITLDLIHFQDVEDVDTVSKEATLGAGLPGPQAELMLAEYGLQIGHYPQSFPYASIGGYAATRSSGQSSAGYGRFDEMVTQVTVVTPQGITTLGHGAPKTAAGPDLRQLFLGSEGTLGIITRVRVRLHDIPQSKRYEAFQFPDFETGATAMREVYQQGTGPTVMRMSDEIETATNLTSADKIGEAGSTDAGCLMLTMYEGTPEHTKSRHEETRNLLLKLGGTSLGEDPVRSWEQGRFGAPVFRDGLLDNGAICETLETATTWSKAAELKAGITQAIGDALADSGTPSLIMCHISHVYETGCSLYFTILAGQREDAAHQWWKAKEAASKVIVEQNGSITHHHAVGTDHKPFLPAEFSDLGIDILRAVKKHLDPAGILNPGKLF